One segment of Larus michahellis chromosome 14, bLarMic1.1, whole genome shotgun sequence DNA contains the following:
- the SLC25A10 gene encoding mitochondrial dicarboxylate carrier isoform X1, protein MAERRVSRWYFGGLASCGAACCTHPLDLLKVHLQTQQEVKMRMMGMAMHVIRTDGFLALYNGLSASMCRQMTYSLTRFAIYETARDRLSRGNQGPPPFYQKVLMGAVGGFTGGLVGTPADLVNVRMQNDMKQPPSLRRNYSHALDGMYRVFREEGLKKLFSGATMASSRGALVTVGQLACYDQAKQLVLSTGLLSDNIFTHFLASFIAGGCATFLCQPLDVLKTRLMNSQGEYRGVAHCAMETAKLGPLAFYKGFVPAAVRLIPHTILTFVFLEQLRKYFGIKVTT, encoded by the exons ATGGCGGAGCGGCGCGTGTCGCGCTGGTACTTCGGCGGCCTCGCTTCGTGCGGGGCCGCCTGCTGCACCCACCCGCTGGACCTGCTGAAG GTCCACCTGCAGACGCAGCAGGAGGTGAAGATGCGGATGATGGGGATGGCCATGCATGTGATCCGCACCGACGGCTTCCTGGCTCTCTATAACGGGCTCAGTGCCTCAATGTGCCGGCAG atGACATATTCCTTGACTCGCTTTGCCATCTACGAGACCGCGAGGGACCGCTTGAGCCGGGGCAACCAGGGGCCTCCCCCCTTCTACCAAAAAGTGCTGATGGGTGCAGTGGGAG GTTTCACCGGCGGGTTGGTGGGGACCCCAGCAGACCTGGTGAATGTCAG GATGCAGAACGACATGAAGCAGCCACCCTCCCTGCGGCGCAA CTATTCCCATGCCCTGGACGGCATGTACCGCGTCTTCCGGGAAG AGGGCTTGAAGAAGCTCTTCTCGGGAGCTACGATGGCATCCAGCCGAGGGGCCCTAGTCACCGTTGGGCAG CTCGCCTGTTATGACCAGGCCAAGCAGCTGGTTCTCTCAACTGGGTTGCTGTCGGACAACATCTTCACTCACTTCCTGGCCAGCTTCATCGCT GGTGGATGTGCCACATTCCTGTGCCAGCCCCTGGATGTGCTCAAGACCCGCCTCATGAACTCCCAGGGCGAGTACCGG GGTGTTGCCCACTGTGCCATGGAAACTGCCAAGCTCGGCCCTCTCGCGTTCTACAAG GGCTTTGTTCCTGCTGCTGTCCGGCTCATTCCTCACACCATCCTCACCTTTGTCTTCCTGGAACAGCTACGCAAATATTTTGGGATCAAAGTGACCACCTGA
- the SLC25A10 gene encoding mitochondrial dicarboxylate carrier isoform X3, translated as MAERRVSRWYFGGLASCGAACCTHPLDLLKVHLQTQQEVKMRMMGMAMHVIRTDGFLALYNGLSASMCRQMTYSLTRFAIYETARDRLSRGNQGPPPFYQKVLMGAVGGFTGGLVGTPADLVNVRMQNDMKQPPSLRRNYSHALDGMYRVFREEGLKKLFSGATMASSRGALVTVGQLACYDQAKQLVLSTGLLSDNIFTHFLASFIAGGCATFLCQPLDVLKTRLMNSQGEYRGVAHCAMETAKLGPLAFYKAASNPLLNRGLWDLTGASTEILPT; from the exons ATGGCGGAGCGGCGCGTGTCGCGCTGGTACTTCGGCGGCCTCGCTTCGTGCGGGGCCGCCTGCTGCACCCACCCGCTGGACCTGCTGAAG GTCCACCTGCAGACGCAGCAGGAGGTGAAGATGCGGATGATGGGGATGGCCATGCATGTGATCCGCACCGACGGCTTCCTGGCTCTCTATAACGGGCTCAGTGCCTCAATGTGCCGGCAG atGACATATTCCTTGACTCGCTTTGCCATCTACGAGACCGCGAGGGACCGCTTGAGCCGGGGCAACCAGGGGCCTCCCCCCTTCTACCAAAAAGTGCTGATGGGTGCAGTGGGAG GTTTCACCGGCGGGTTGGTGGGGACCCCAGCAGACCTGGTGAATGTCAG GATGCAGAACGACATGAAGCAGCCACCCTCCCTGCGGCGCAA CTATTCCCATGCCCTGGACGGCATGTACCGCGTCTTCCGGGAAG AGGGCTTGAAGAAGCTCTTCTCGGGAGCTACGATGGCATCCAGCCGAGGGGCCCTAGTCACCGTTGGGCAG CTCGCCTGTTATGACCAGGCCAAGCAGCTGGTTCTCTCAACTGGGTTGCTGTCGGACAACATCTTCACTCACTTCCTGGCCAGCTTCATCGCT GGTGGATGTGCCACATTCCTGTGCCAGCCCCTGGATGTGCTCAAGACCCGCCTCATGAACTCCCAGGGCGAGTACCGG GGTGTTGCCCACTGTGCCATGGAAACTGCCAAGCTCGGCCCTCTCGCGTTCTACAAG GCAGCGTCCAACCCCCTTCTGAACCGGGGGCTGTGGGATCTGACCGGGGCTTCTACCGAGATTCTGCCTACGTAG
- the SLC25A10 gene encoding mitochondrial dicarboxylate carrier isoform X2, producing the protein MAERRVSRWYFGGLASCGAACCTHPLDLLKVHLQTQQEVKMRMMGMAMHVIRTDGFLALYNGLSASMCRQMTYSLTRFAIYETARDRLSRGNQGPPPFYQKVLMGAVGGFTGGLVGTPADLVNVRMQNDMKQPPSLRRNYSHALDGMYRVFREEGLKKLFSGATMASSRGALVTVGQLACYDQAKQLVLSTGLLSDNIFTHFLASFIAGGCATFLCQPLDVLKTRLMNSQGEYRGVAHCAMETAKLGPLAFYKPVCSSSQAASNPLLNRGLWDLTGASTEILPT; encoded by the exons ATGGCGGAGCGGCGCGTGTCGCGCTGGTACTTCGGCGGCCTCGCTTCGTGCGGGGCCGCCTGCTGCACCCACCCGCTGGACCTGCTGAAG GTCCACCTGCAGACGCAGCAGGAGGTGAAGATGCGGATGATGGGGATGGCCATGCATGTGATCCGCACCGACGGCTTCCTGGCTCTCTATAACGGGCTCAGTGCCTCAATGTGCCGGCAG atGACATATTCCTTGACTCGCTTTGCCATCTACGAGACCGCGAGGGACCGCTTGAGCCGGGGCAACCAGGGGCCTCCCCCCTTCTACCAAAAAGTGCTGATGGGTGCAGTGGGAG GTTTCACCGGCGGGTTGGTGGGGACCCCAGCAGACCTGGTGAATGTCAG GATGCAGAACGACATGAAGCAGCCACCCTCCCTGCGGCGCAA CTATTCCCATGCCCTGGACGGCATGTACCGCGTCTTCCGGGAAG AGGGCTTGAAGAAGCTCTTCTCGGGAGCTACGATGGCATCCAGCCGAGGGGCCCTAGTCACCGTTGGGCAG CTCGCCTGTTATGACCAGGCCAAGCAGCTGGTTCTCTCAACTGGGTTGCTGTCGGACAACATCTTCACTCACTTCCTGGCCAGCTTCATCGCT GGTGGATGTGCCACATTCCTGTGCCAGCCCCTGGATGTGCTCAAGACCCGCCTCATGAACTCCCAGGGCGAGTACCGG GGTGTTGCCCACTGTGCCATGGAAACTGCCAAGCTCGGCCCTCTCGCGTTCTACAAG CCTGTCTGCTCATCTTCCCAGGCAGCGTCCAACCCCCTTCTGAACCGGGGGCTGTGGGATCTGACCGGGGCTTCTACCGAGATTCTGCCTACGTAG